A genomic window from Paenibacillus sp. FSL K6-0276 includes:
- a CDS encoding IS4 family transposase codes for MGIVPDQTVISQCLQLLDLPETLCDILDYRAQKLTVRGAIFLFIEAQLARREEPIAIEEHLRSNENLQALVGTTSISASRFSRKLNELPTFLLQYAFQEINRRIAQTLRESSHVQVRDLKKLTIIDSTTISLPNFHGQWAYCSKKQNSVKMHTYLCADFPDMAYPSKVILSTGAVADSEVTIELLTDKNTTYVMDRGYINYAFFKKWAEAEIRFVARIQTNSKTKVIHERPILEEDYGLLRDADVEMVVPKEPDQKVTLRLVEFKDDKGRLYRVVTTRWEISAREIANLYRDRWMIELFFKWMKQHLHLAKLYSYKPDAVWNQIYMTLLAYGLCILVKLQTKTTKSTWEVLKLVRIYVMESWEKFLVALSRQPTRSSKGRQKKKKSGRPRIHPIKKKALKKILEQI; via the coding sequence ATGGGTATCGTACCAGACCAAACCGTTATTAGTCAATGTCTTCAATTGTTAGATTTACCAGAAACACTCTGTGACATCTTAGATTATCGGGCTCAAAAGCTTACCGTTCGCGGCGCAATTTTTCTTTTCATCGAAGCTCAATTAGCTCGGCGTGAAGAGCCTATTGCCATAGAAGAGCATTTACGTTCTAATGAAAATTTGCAGGCTCTAGTAGGAACAACATCAATTAGCGCCTCCCGTTTCTCACGTAAATTGAACGAATTACCTACGTTTCTGCTTCAGTACGCTTTTCAAGAAATCAATCGACGTATTGCACAGACTTTGCGAGAATCATCCCATGTACAAGTGCGAGATTTAAAAAAGCTAACGATCATCGACTCCACCACCATCTCTTTACCTAACTTTCACGGTCAGTGGGCCTACTGCAGTAAAAAGCAAAATAGCGTAAAAATGCATACCTACCTCTGCGCAGATTTTCCGGATATGGCTTATCCAAGCAAAGTTATTTTATCGACGGGAGCTGTAGCTGACTCGGAAGTGACGATCGAACTTCTCACAGATAAAAACACAACCTATGTGATGGATCGTGGATACATTAACTATGCTTTTTTCAAGAAATGGGCAGAAGCAGAAATTCGTTTTGTTGCGCGAATACAGACAAATAGCAAGACGAAAGTTATCCATGAACGGCCTATTCTAGAAGAAGACTACGGTCTTTTACGAGACGCCGATGTCGAAATGGTGGTTCCTAAGGAGCCTGATCAAAAAGTAACACTGCGATTGGTTGAATTCAAAGATGATAAAGGCCGACTCTATCGCGTGGTTACAACAAGGTGGGAGATCTCGGCACGAGAAATCGCAAACTTGTACCGAGATCGCTGGATGATCGAGCTTTTCTTCAAATGGATGAAGCAGCACCTTCATCTAGCTAAGTTATACAGTTACAAACCCGATGCTGTATGGAACCAAATCTACATGACACTTTTGGCCTACGGCCTATGCATCCTAGTAAAGTTGCAAACGAAAACAACAAAAAGTACATGGGAAGTGCTAAAGTTAGTTCGCATTTACGTGATGGAGAGCTGGGAAAAATTTCTTGTGGCTTTAAGCAGGCAACCCACCCGAAGTTCGAAAGGACGTCAAAAGAAGAAAAAGAGTGGGCGGCCTCGTATTCATCCCATCAAGAAAAAAGCGCTGAAAAAGATACTTGAACAGATCTAA
- the mglC gene encoding galactose/methyl galactoside ABC transporter permease MglC, translating to MNAKRTQTFITQNAIYIVLVLLIMGIALYEPAFISVNTLRDIMIQSSTRIIIALGVAFILITAGTDLSAGRVVGFTAVISASMLQIPDYSRRFFPDLPQVEVWLPILIAIIAGLLCGLVNGIIVSKLNVPPFIATLGTMVIVYGLNSLYFDMDPNQSQPIGGLRKDFTNIGSGFIGSGQYSIPYIVLIALGVAAIVWVIFNKTKLGKNMYAIGGNMQAAKVSGIDVSKNLIYIYAIAGALYGLAGVLEAARTGGATNNYGNMYELDAIAACVVGGVSTTGGIGTVPGVLVGVIIFTLINYGLTFIGISPYYQLIIKGLIIIAAVAFDMRKYSSKK from the coding sequence ATGAACGCTAAAAGAACTCAAACTTTTATTACTCAAAATGCTATTTATATTGTATTGGTACTTCTGATTATGGGTATCGCCTTATACGAACCAGCTTTTATCTCTGTAAATACTTTAAGAGACATTATGATCCAATCATCCACACGGATTATTATCGCGCTTGGCGTTGCCTTTATTCTTATTACGGCAGGTACTGACTTGTCCGCTGGACGGGTGGTGGGTTTTACAGCAGTTATTTCCGCTTCCATGCTGCAAATCCCGGACTATTCCCGTCGCTTTTTTCCAGATCTGCCGCAAGTGGAAGTATGGCTTCCGATTCTTATTGCTATCATTGCGGGTCTCCTCTGTGGACTCGTAAACGGTATTATTGTTTCCAAACTTAACGTTCCGCCGTTTATCGCCACACTGGGCACGATGGTTATCGTTTACGGCTTAAACTCCTTGTACTTCGATATGGACCCTAACCAATCCCAGCCGATTGGCGGTCTTCGTAAGGATTTCACCAATATTGGTTCTGGATTTATCGGCAGTGGCCAATATTCAATCCCGTATATAGTTCTGATAGCCTTGGGCGTCGCCGCCATTGTGTGGGTGATATTCAATAAAACCAAGCTAGGTAAGAACATGTACGCTATTGGCGGAAATATGCAGGCAGCTAAAGTTTCCGGTATCGATGTTTCCAAGAACTTGATTTATATCTATGCCATTGCTGGAGCTCTTTATGGTCTGGCAGGCGTTCTGGAAGCTGCTAGAACAGGTGGAGCAACAAATAACTACGGTAACATGTATGAGCTTGATGCCATTGCAGCTTGTGTAGTAGGCGGTGTATCCACAACGGGTGGTATCGGTACTGTGCCGGGCGTTCTTGTGGGGGTTATCATCTTTACCCTTATTAACTACGGTCTGACCTTTATCGGCATCAGCCCGTACTATCAATTGATTATCAAAGGTTTGATTATTATAGCCGCAGTCGCATTTGATATGCGGAAGTACTCTTCGAAGAAGTAG
- a CDS encoding substrate-binding domain-containing protein produces the protein MRNVRFWLTLLMCAVLWTTVTSCFNSAPNYINTNKTRNIHLIVKMNKGDYWNTVKLGAEAAAQEFNVKLTFKAPDSESDITEQVRMVQDSIKEKADVIILAASSYMGLAQVVDQAAYSKIPVISVDAEVGSARVRTYIGSNGYEAGQKSAERLIKLLKGYGEVGIINFTNSTQSEKQESSNGIEYGARDAEEREKGFLNYSARYPNIQVVEISYTTSSIKDAEDLTQLMLLKHPNLRGIASLNETASQGAAMAIQSRGLQNIKMVAFDSSPSMMELLQDGTVQATVIQNPFSNGYLAVKHAVEVIEGIDVPERVDTGTKLIDLDNMLWPENQKLLFPFVR, from the coding sequence ATGAGAAACGTTCGATTTTGGCTAACCTTGTTAATGTGTGCGGTGTTATGGACCACGGTTACCTCTTGTTTTAATTCAGCGCCCAATTACATCAATACAAATAAGACCCGTAATATTCATCTCATTGTGAAAATGAACAAGGGTGATTATTGGAATACGGTTAAATTGGGAGCTGAGGCTGCAGCGCAGGAATTCAACGTGAAATTAACCTTTAAAGCTCCGGACTCTGAGAGTGACATCACAGAACAAGTAAGAATGGTGCAGGACTCCATTAAAGAAAAAGCGGACGTGATTATTTTAGCTGCAAGTAGTTATATGGGGCTTGCACAGGTGGTAGATCAGGCGGCGTATTCCAAAATTCCTGTGATATCCGTAGATGCGGAAGTGGGTTCAGCAAGAGTAAGGACATATATTGGCTCGAACGGCTATGAGGCGGGTCAAAAATCTGCAGAAAGGCTTATCAAGCTGTTGAAAGGATACGGCGAGGTGGGCATTATTAACTTCACTAACTCAACTCAGAGTGAGAAACAGGAGTCTTCCAACGGAATTGAGTATGGTGCAAGAGATGCAGAGGAGCGGGAAAAGGGATTTTTAAATTACTCTGCCCGTTATCCAAATATACAGGTGGTTGAGATTTCATACACGACGTCCAGTATTAAGGATGCAGAAGATCTTACGCAACTGATGCTGCTGAAGCATCCGAATCTTCGAGGAATCGCGAGCTTGAATGAGACTGCTTCACAGGGGGCGGCAATGGCTATCCAAAGTCGGGGGCTGCAAAATATAAAAATGGTAGCCTTTGATAGCTCACCCTCCATGATGGAATTGCTGCAGGATGGAACTGTTCAAGCAACAGTCATCCAAAATCCTTTTAGCAACGGGTATTTGGCTGTAAAACATGCTGTTGAAGTGATCGAAGGAATCGATGTTCCAGAACGCGTCGATACAGGAACAAAACTAATTGATTTGGACAATATGTTATGGCCTGAGAATCAAAAGCTGTTATTTCCGTTTGTTAGATAG
- a CDS encoding sugar ABC transporter ATP-binding protein, whose product MEKAEFLLEMNNITKEFPGVKALDDVSLKVRPGSVHALMGENGAGKSTLMKCLFGIYSPDAGEIFLDGEKASISSSNDALKSGISMIHQELHPVPFRSVMENIWLGRFPTKGIGPIQFIDHKKMYTDTENLFKDLDIDLNPETLVGKLSVSKIQSIEIAKAVSFHSRVIVMDEPTSSLTSVEVEHLFRIIRDLRSRGVAIIYISHKMEEILEISDEVTIMRDGKKIGTWPAAELTTDLIISKMVGRDLTNRFPERFNVPGEVYMKVEGLTSPEERSFKDVSFELRRGEVLGIGGLVGAQRTEVIEALFGLRALKSGTISIKGKKVNINSPKDAKKHGMALLTEERRVTGIFPVLSVHENGAIANLHRYQKLLLLLDGKKKKVEVDKMIEKLRTKTPTTKTLIMNLSGGNQQKVLLARWLLTEPEILLLDEPTRGIDVGAKFEIYSIIADLAQQGKSIIMISSEMPELLGMSDRVMVMSEGRLTGILEGEQATETEVMRLAAQH is encoded by the coding sequence ATGGAAAAAGCTGAGTTTTTGCTGGAAATGAACAACATTACTAAAGAATTCCCCGGCGTCAAAGCGCTGGATGATGTTAGTTTAAAGGTCAGACCAGGTTCGGTTCATGCACTTATGGGCGAGAATGGTGCAGGTAAGTCCACACTCATGAAATGTCTTTTTGGTATTTATTCACCGGATGCCGGTGAGATCTTTTTGGATGGTGAGAAAGCTTCTATCAGCAGTTCAAATGATGCGTTAAAAAGCGGTATCTCTATGATTCACCAGGAGCTGCATCCCGTGCCGTTCCGAAGTGTGATGGAGAATATCTGGCTAGGTCGTTTTCCAACCAAGGGAATCGGACCGATTCAGTTTATCGATCATAAGAAGATGTATACTGACACGGAAAATTTGTTTAAAGATCTGGATATCGATCTGAATCCCGAAACTTTAGTAGGTAAGCTGTCCGTATCCAAAATCCAATCCATTGAAATTGCGAAGGCTGTCTCTTTTCACTCCCGAGTTATTGTAATGGATGAACCCACTTCTTCTCTAACCAGTGTGGAAGTGGAACATTTATTCCGGATCATACGGGATCTTAGAAGTAGAGGCGTAGCTATTATCTATATATCTCACAAAATGGAAGAGATTCTTGAAATCTCTGACGAAGTTACCATTATGCGTGATGGTAAAAAAATAGGCACCTGGCCAGCAGCGGAATTAACTACAGATCTTATCATTTCCAAAATGGTGGGTCGCGATTTAACCAACCGATTCCCAGAACGCTTTAACGTACCCGGCGAAGTATACATGAAGGTGGAAGGGTTAACTTCCCCGGAGGAAAGATCTTTTAAAGATGTTTCTTTTGAATTAAGACGAGGTGAGGTCCTGGGTATTGGTGGTCTGGTAGGTGCCCAGAGAACTGAGGTTATTGAGGCGTTGTTCGGTCTGCGAGCTTTGAAATCCGGGACGATTTCTATTAAAGGCAAGAAGGTTAATATTAATTCTCCGAAGGATGCTAAGAAACACGGAATGGCTCTGCTTACCGAAGAGCGTCGTGTAACAGGCATATTTCCAGTCTTGTCTGTTCATGAGAATGGTGCAATCGCTAATCTACATCGTTACCAGAAACTTCTCCTTTTACTAGATGGAAAAAAGAAAAAAGTAGAAGTCGATAAAATGATTGAAAAATTACGTACAAAAACACCTACAACGAAAACGTTAATCATGAATCTTTCTGGTGGTAATCAGCAAAAGGTACTACTTGCCAGATGGCTGCTTACTGAGCCCGAAATCCTGCTTCTGGACGAGCCGACTCGCGGGATCGATGTAGGAGCTAAATTCGAGATTTACTCCATTATTGCCGACTTGGCCCAGCAAGGAAAGAGCATCATTATGATCTCCTCTGAAATGCCGGAGCTGCTCGGAATGTCAGACCGCGTAATGGTCATGTCGGAAGGTAGACTTACCGGTATATTAGAAGGCGAGCAAGCTACGGAAACCGAAGTTATGCGTCTCGCTGCACAGCATTAG
- a CDS encoding galactose ABC transporter substrate-binding protein: MKKITSVLLASALLGAALTGCGGNNNTTNSAADNGKATNAPKTENSGTTTETPKVGVAIYKFDDTFMTGVRNAIDSAAKGIATVDIVDSQNSQPTQNDKVDLFITKKYNGMLINPVDRTAAGVIIEKAKTANIPVVFLNREPLPEDMKKWDKVYYVGAKAEESGTMSGQLIVDYWKAHPEADKNGDGVLQYVMLKGEPGHQDAELRTTYSIQAIEDAGIKVEKLAEDTAMWDRVKGQEKMAAFLGSHGDKIEAVLANNDDMALGAIEALKASGYFTGDKFMPVVGVDATAPAIQALEDGTMLGTVLNDANNQGKAAITVAALLAKGETPTKDNVGFDITDNQYVWISYKKITKDNIADAK; this comes from the coding sequence ATGAAAAAAATCACTTCCGTTCTATTAGCTAGTGCTTTGCTGGGTGCTGCTCTGACAGGCTGTGGTGGCAACAACAATACTACAAATAGTGCTGCAGACAACGGTAAAGCAACTAACGCTCCAAAGACTGAGAACTCGGGCACTACAACCGAAACACCTAAAGTTGGGGTCGCTATTTACAAATTTGACGATACTTTTATGACAGGTGTTCGTAACGCTATCGATAGTGCCGCTAAAGGCATCGCTACAGTAGATATCGTAGATAGCCAAAATTCACAACCCACACAAAATGACAAGGTTGACTTATTCATCACTAAAAAATATAACGGGATGCTGATTAACCCAGTTGACCGTACAGCTGCTGGCGTCATTATCGAAAAAGCAAAAACAGCAAACATTCCAGTGGTATTCCTTAACCGCGAACCGCTTCCTGAAGATATGAAGAAATGGGATAAAGTTTATTATGTAGGTGCTAAAGCAGAAGAATCCGGTACAATGTCCGGTCAACTGATTGTTGACTACTGGAAAGCACATCCTGAAGCGGATAAGAACGGCGACGGTGTTCTCCAATATGTAATGCTGAAAGGTGAACCAGGTCACCAAGATGCTGAGCTTCGTACTACTTACTCTATCCAAGCTATCGAAGATGCAGGAATCAAGGTAGAGAAACTGGCTGAAGATACAGCAATGTGGGATCGCGTAAAAGGACAAGAAAAAATGGCTGCATTCCTTGGCTCCCACGGCGACAAAATTGAAGCTGTTCTTGCTAACAACGATGATATGGCCCTCGGTGCAATTGAAGCTCTGAAAGCTTCAGGCTACTTCACAGGTGACAAATTCATGCCTGTAGTAGGTGTGGATGCAACTGCCCCTGCGATTCAAGCGCTGGAAGATGGAACGATGCTCGGTACGGTGCTGAATGATGCGAATAACCAAGGTAAAGCTGCTATCACAGTTGCTGCTCTGCTTGCTAAAGGCGAAACGCCTACGAAAGACAATGTAGGTTTTGATATCACTGACAATCAATACGTATGGATTTCCTACAAAAAGATTACGAAAGACAACATAGCTGACGCTAAGTAA
- a CDS encoding sensor histidine kinase, whose product MRQEKPYSFLLRPQHPKGGNRRLSSKLRSIQVTITLTFTSVAVLVAVVVSLMLYNKFAKTAEENANMNMQQIIEQVNYNLELYVKGMRNIFETAEDQITNSPSVDSALLMERMAMLMGSREDLVSAAVFTPQGKYVVGTAGQKLRSNTQLETQSWFTTAKRTSEISYSAPHIQNLFKGQYIWVVSISKLIQYQEKGELKTGILLMDFNFRTIDELSKQVKLGKRGYAYILDQLGNIVYHPQQQLIYAGLKYENVEPVLEYAYRSYLDESTGEKRFITVRTLEQTGWKIVGVAYYDEIVTTKRDLNTFLSWFLAVVILCVIIVSVFLSARIARPIRKLERTLQQVGEGDLNTRIDVSGAYEVEQLSKRFNLMLQRIRQLMDQIIYEQETKRKGELEVLQSQINPHFLYNTLNSVIRLAERGKTEEVVTMIQSLSKFFRISLSKGNNMITVQEELDHIRHYLVIQSFRFKNKFRYEIVAQDEVLQCQTIKLILQPIVENALYHGIEMMPDEGFISIHAELKDDLVIIRISDNGLGMSKETMKVILTGGSKSMNGSGVGVRNVNERIELYYGREYGLSFESEIEEGTTVTLIFPALAKGEGNEGLKEDETSA is encoded by the coding sequence ATGCGGCAGGAAAAGCCTTATTCCTTTCTACTGCGGCCGCAGCATCCAAAAGGGGGGAACCGTCGGTTGTCCTCCAAGCTGCGAAGCATTCAAGTGACGATTACGCTCACTTTTACATCCGTTGCAGTTCTTGTAGCTGTCGTTGTCAGCCTTATGCTGTATAACAAGTTTGCGAAGACAGCAGAAGAGAATGCGAATATGAATATGCAGCAGATTATTGAACAAGTGAACTACAATCTGGAGCTTTATGTTAAAGGAATGCGAAATATTTTTGAAACAGCAGAAGATCAAATTACGAATAGTCCCTCTGTGGACTCCGCTTTACTGATGGAAAGAATGGCTATGTTAATGGGCAGTAGAGAGGATCTGGTTTCTGCAGCGGTTTTTACACCACAGGGAAAATACGTAGTGGGTACAGCCGGACAGAAGCTGCGCAGCAACACACAGCTAGAAACTCAGAGTTGGTTTACTACAGCCAAAAGAACATCTGAGATCTCCTATTCAGCGCCCCATATTCAGAACTTGTTTAAAGGTCAATACATATGGGTCGTGTCTATCAGTAAACTAATTCAATATCAGGAAAAAGGAGAATTGAAAACGGGTATCCTGCTGATGGATTTTAACTTTCGTACTATAGATGAGTTGAGTAAGCAGGTTAAGCTTGGTAAAAGGGGATACGCTTACATCCTCGATCAATTAGGCAATATTGTGTATCATCCGCAGCAGCAACTTATTTATGCTGGCTTAAAGTATGAGAATGTGGAGCCGGTACTGGAATATGCTTATCGAAGCTATTTGGATGAGTCTACAGGTGAAAAACGTTTTATCACAGTGCGTACGCTAGAACAGACCGGATGGAAGATAGTAGGTGTTGCTTATTATGATGAGATCGTGACCACCAAACGCGATCTTAACACCTTTTTATCCTGGTTCTTAGCGGTAGTTATTTTATGTGTAATTATTGTATCTGTCTTCTTGTCCGCGCGAATTGCCCGCCCTATTCGAAAGCTGGAAAGGACACTTCAGCAGGTAGGAGAAGGAGATCTCAATACCCGAATTGATGTGAGTGGCGCGTATGAGGTAGAGCAGTTGTCCAAGCGGTTTAATCTCATGCTGCAACGTATCCGTCAATTGATGGATCAAATTATTTATGAACAAGAGACCAAACGTAAGGGTGAGCTTGAAGTGCTGCAATCCCAGATTAATCCACACTTCTTGTACAATACCTTGAACTCTGTGATCCGGCTCGCTGAACGTGGTAAGACTGAGGAGGTAGTCACAATGATTCAGTCCTTATCGAAGTTTTTCCGAATTAGTCTAAGCAAAGGGAATAATATGATTACCGTACAGGAAGAGCTAGATCATATTCGTCATTATCTCGTTATTCAGAGCTTCCGTTTCAAAAATAAGTTCCGCTATGAGATCGTTGCACAGGATGAAGTGCTGCAGTGTCAGACAATCAAGCTGATTTTGCAGCCGATTGTAGAGAATGCCTTGTATCACGGGATAGAAATGATGCCTGATGAAGGTTTTATCTCTATACATGCGGAACTGAAGGACGATCTTGTCATCATACGGATTAGTGATAATGGACTAGGTATGTCTAAGGAGACTATGAAGGTTATTTTAACAGGTGGCAGTAAGAGTATGAATGGTTCCGGGGTAGGCGTAAGAAATGTGAACGAGCGTATAGAGTTGTACTATGGCCGTGAGTATGGTCTTTCTTTTGAAAGTGAAATTGAAGAAGGCACTACGGTTACCCTTATCTTCCCGGCACTTGCAAAAGGCGAAGGCAATGAAGGGCTTAAGGAGGATGAGACATCGGCATGA
- a CDS encoding response regulator, protein MYKLILAEDEEDVREGVIGQIDWEHYGFEIVEQAENGREAADAIDRLLPDVVVTDIQMPFMNGLQLAEWIRDRHPNTKIIILTGYDEFEYAQKAIKLQIDEYILKPFSSQELIDVLLKVRATIEAEIAEKENVFVLSEHYRKSLPVLREQFLSSLVSRRLRMNEINEKSSEYGIDLDGRWFQASVISVDYIRPEREAVGISASKQISLRDTGEKNLQLFAVLNIAEELCTKHNFGRVFIHRDEVVLFSICDAGEETEITGKTFEILEEIRHNVQRFLKLTVTAGSGTVCHSPAMLFNSFGDAMQALDYRLILGNNRVIWIEDVESRSNALLAYDELTQQSLIRTIKMGTVQELKEVVEELFGGLDAEQVSTQDYQIFLLEIITSILRVAKESGSDAAKFVGSGISSLTEMNKFNSMSEAKQWIITICSRLMDSIALERQSSYKLLIDEAKEYIRSHYEESDISIGKVCQHLHISTGYFSSIFKKEMKMTFVSYLLQIRLEAAKELLRSTELKAFEIAEKIGFADPNYFSFCFRKKYGQSPKEYKNSSRGG, encoded by the coding sequence ATGTATAAGTTAATTCTTGCAGAAGATGAAGAAGACGTTAGAGAAGGGGTCATCGGGCAGATAGATTGGGAACACTACGGCTTCGAGATTGTAGAACAGGCGGAGAATGGACGGGAGGCAGCGGATGCGATTGATCGTTTGCTCCCGGATGTGGTTGTGACCGATATTCAAATGCCTTTTATGAATGGACTGCAGCTGGCTGAATGGATTCGCGATCGGCATCCCAATACCAAGATCATCATACTGACTGGGTATGATGAGTTTGAATATGCACAGAAGGCGATTAAACTACAAATTGATGAGTATATTTTGAAACCGTTCTCATCACAAGAATTGATTGATGTTCTTCTTAAGGTCAGAGCCACCATAGAAGCTGAAATCGCAGAGAAAGAAAATGTTTTTGTACTCAGCGAGCATTATCGAAAAAGTCTGCCTGTGTTGCGTGAACAGTTCCTATCTTCACTAGTATCACGTAGATTACGAATGAATGAAATCAATGAGAAAAGTTCGGAATACGGAATAGATCTAGATGGGCGTTGGTTTCAAGCCTCGGTAATTAGTGTGGATTATATTCGTCCAGAGCGAGAAGCGGTTGGTATTTCCGCTAGTAAGCAAATTTCTTTACGAGATACGGGAGAGAAAAATTTACAGCTATTCGCTGTGTTGAATATTGCAGAAGAATTATGTACTAAGCATAATTTTGGCAGGGTGTTTATCCATCGTGATGAGGTAGTGCTCTTTTCAATTTGTGATGCAGGTGAAGAAACTGAAATTACGGGGAAGACCTTTGAGATTCTAGAAGAAATCCGCCACAATGTGCAGCGGTTTCTGAAGCTAACGGTAACCGCTGGTTCTGGAACGGTGTGTCACTCGCCTGCTATGCTATTTAACTCCTTCGGAGATGCCATGCAAGCGTTAGATTATCGTCTCATTCTAGGTAATAACAGAGTCATTTGGATCGAGGATGTGGAGTCACGTTCTAATGCACTCTTGGCCTATGATGAACTGACCCAGCAGTCCTTAATCCGAACAATTAAGATGGGAACCGTACAGGAGCTTAAGGAGGTGGTTGAGGAGTTATTTGGCGGATTGGATGCCGAGCAGGTATCTACTCAGGATTATCAGATTTTTTTGCTGGAGATTATTACATCCATCCTCCGTGTAGCCAAAGAATCCGGTAGTGATGCTGCCAAATTCGTAGGATCTGGTATTTCCTCATTAACTGAGATGAATAAATTCAATAGTATGAGTGAAGCTAAGCAATGGATTATTACGATCTGCAGCCGACTAATGGACTCCATTGCTTTAGAACGTCAATCCAGTTATAAACTGCTCATTGATGAAGCCAAAGAATATATCCGTAGCCACTATGAGGAATCGGACATTTCTATCGGAAAGGTCTGTCAACATTTGCATATCAGTACGGGGTATTTTAGCAGTATTTTTAAGAAGGAAATGAAGATGACATTTGTTAGTTATCTCTTGCAAATCCGATTAGAAGCAGCAAAAGAACTATTGCGCTCTACGGAACTGAAGGCTTTTGAGATCGCTGAGAAAATTGGCTTTGCTGATCCTAACTATTTCAGCTTTTGCTTCCGCAAAAAATATGGTCAGTCTCCTAAAGAGTATAAAAATAGCTCCAGAGGAGGGTAG
- a CDS encoding GNAT family N-acetyltransferase, with translation MNSSTMAPVLEIRKCGLNDLERVTALLREFGYPTTLSVMKERLESMENNHLQCTLVAELNNEVVGMVGLRQVISYYKQTDCITEITALIVSEELRGNGLGKRLVAAAEEWAREQGCCQLFLRSGNRVERAPARAFYRHLGFEKTAGYRFNKALL, from the coding sequence ATGAACAGTAGTACCATGGCACCTGTACTGGAAATTCGCAAATGCGGCTTGAATGATCTGGAGAGAGTTACAGCGCTTCTGCGGGAATTCGGCTATCCAACAACGCTTAGCGTGATGAAAGAGAGACTCGAAAGCATGGAGAATAACCATCTCCAATGCACGCTTGTTGCAGAACTAAACAATGAAGTTGTGGGAATGGTCGGTCTTAGACAGGTAATCTCGTATTACAAACAGACAGATTGTATCACTGAGATTACTGCACTTATCGTATCAGAAGAACTCAGAGGAAACGGACTCGGTAAAAGACTTGTGGCCGCAGCAGAAGAATGGGCACGTGAGCAAGGTTGCTGTCAGCTCTTCTTGAGAAGTGGTAACCGCGTAGAGCGCGCACCGGCACGTGCTTTTTATCGTCATCTAGGTTTCGAAAAAACAGCAGGTTATCGCTTTAACAAAGCGTTGCTATAA